The Arthrobacter oryzae DNA window CTGGATCGGGCTGGCCTCCGTTGCCGGGGTGATGGTGGTGTGGGCCATGACCGACGACGGCGTCCGCGGCTTCCTGGTGCCGTCCGGAACCCCCGGAGTCACCGCCACCCCGATCGGCCGGAAGCTTTCCATGCGCGCCTCGATCCAGTGCGATGTGGTGTTCGACGGCGTGCGGCTGGGACCCGAGGCCCTGTTGCCGGGTGCCCGCGGCCTGCGCGGCCCCTTCACTTGCCTCAACGAGGCACGGTACGGGATCGCCTGGGGCGCCATGGGTGCGGCACGCGATTCCTACGAAGCCGCGCTGAAGTACTCGCAGGACAGGCTCCAGTTCGGCAAACCGCTGGCCGGGTACCAGCTCACGCAGGAGAAGCTGGTGAACATGCTCCTGGAGATCCAAAAGGGCACCATGCTGGCGCTCCACCTGGGCCGCCTCAAGGACGCCGGCACGCTGCGGCCGGAGCAGATCTCCCTGGGCAAGCTGAACAACGTGCGCGAGGCCCTGACGATTGCCCGCGAGGCCCGCTCCATCCTGGGCGGCAACGGGATCACGCTGGACTATTCGCCGCTGCGGCACGCCGCGAACCTTGAGTCGGTGCGCACCTACGAAGGCACGGACGAGGTCCACACGCTGATCCTGGGCCAGCACATCACGGGCATCGGCGCCTTCCGCTAACCCCGCCCAACTGACTCGCAGTTGACGTCGTCAAAAGCGCTTTTCACGACGTCAACTGCGAGCTACTTGGGTTGGCTGGCGGGTGGGTGAACCTAGGCCGAGAAGCCGCCGTCGGCCTTGATCAGCTGCCCGGACACCCAGCGGCCCTCCGGCGACAGCAGGAAGGCCACGGTTCCCGCCACATCCGCAGGGGTACCGAGCCGCCCGCCGGGCTGGCGGCGCGTGAGGTCCTCGCGCAGCTGCTGGTCCATCCAGCCGGTGTCCACCGGGCCGGGATTCAGCACGTTCGCCGTGATCCCGAGCGGGCCCAGCTCCCGCGCCGCGGCAATCACCGTCCGGTCCAGGGCACCCTTGGACGCGCCGTACGGAAGGTTGAACGCCGTGTGGTCACTGGTCAGCGCCACAATGGCGCCGCCGTCGTGTGCTGCCTGCCGGGCGAACGCAGCGATCAGCTGCCAGCTGGCCCGCGTGTTGACGGCGAAGTGCCGTTCCCAGCTGGCCAGGGTGGTGTCCAGGATGCCGGAGTCCACGGACTCGGCGTGGCTGAGGACCAGCCCCTGCAGCGGTCCGGCCTGCTCCGCGGCCGCGGCCATCAGCCGCTCCACGGCCAGCGGATCCTCCAGGTCAGCCGGCAGGGCAACGACCCGCGCGCCGGTTGCCTCCAGCTCCGCTGCGAGGCGTTCGACGTCGTCGGGCTGGACTCCCCAGGGCATCCGGGAGTCGTATTCCTGCCAGTAGGTCAGCACTAGGTCCCAGCCGTCGGCGGCGAGGCGGCGGGAAATGCCCGCACCGATTCCGGCGAGGCGGCCGACGCCGGTCACCAGGGCTGTCCGGCTCATGCGGGCACCTCAGCCAACGAGCCCCGCCGGAGCACCACGAGCCAGCAAGCCAGGATTGCCACGGCGCAGAACACGCCGGCGCTGGAGGCCATAAGCCACGGTTCGGGTGCCTGGAAGTCAAGGTTCTCCGCTCCCAGGGCCTCCCCGATGCTCTTGGGCGAAAAGAAGAACACGATGATCGAGGCACCCAGCACTCCGCCCATCAGCCAGCGGGTGGCCAGGTGGCGGTGCGGCGTCTCGCGCAGGGTCCAGGCGAACGCGGGGAGGACGGCCGCCATCCACACCCAGTGGTGTGACCAGGACACGGGGCTGATGAGCAGCATGGTGAGGGCGGTTGCCGAAATGGCCACCACCCTGGCGCCCTGGTCGCTGGCGGCCTTGATCACCATGGCGCCTATGCCCGTCACCAACAGGCTCAGCAGGAGCCACGGGACGGTGACTCCGGCTTCGGGAACACCGAAATGCAGCAGCGCGCCCTTGATGGACAGGTTGTCCACGTAGCCTGCCCCGCCGATCCGTGAGGTGTCCGGGAGGATCTCCAGCCAGAACCGGAATGATTCCGCCGGGCGGACCAACCATCCCAGGAGCACGGTGGCGGCGAACCCGCCGGCCATGTTGAAGAGCCCGCGCCAGTCCTTGCGGACCAGGAAGTACAGCCCGAAGACCAGCGGCGTCAGTTTGATGCCGGCTGCCATGCCCACCAGGAAGCCGCGGCCCGGGAAACCCTGGTTCCAGCGCTGGTTCCGGGCCAGGAGGTCGGCCGCCATGAGCCCCATCAGCAGAATATTGATCTGGCCGAACGCCAGGGTCTCGCGCCACGGGCCCAGGTTGATGACGGCCAGCAGCAGGATGACAGCGCCCCACCGGTTCCGGGTTGCCTTGAAGCCGGAAACTGCCGTGGACCCGGGCGCTCCGAAGGTGCTGCGCCAGTCCTGCTTGGCACTCCAGTAGCGCACTCCGCGCACGGCAACCCACACGGCCACGGCAGCACCGGCGGCGTTGAACAGCATCAGGGCGGATTCCTCCGGCAGCCTGGCCAGCAGGCCGAAGAGCAGCGCGGCGAACGGCGGGTACGTGAACGGCAGCTCCGGCCCGCCGGCCCAGCCCACGGTCCGGCTGTAAAGGTTCGACGGCGCCTGGCCGGCTTCGTTCAGGATCTTGCCGCCGTGCCAGTAGACACTGAAATCGAGGCCCTGCTCGCCCCACACGTCAAGCCGTGCGGACATGAACAGCGCAGCCGCCAGCACGGCCGCCAACGTCACGAGCTCCCCGGCGATGCCCCAGGCCAGCCTGCTGCGGTACCAGGCCCCAGCGGGCGCTGCAGCCTTGATCGCCTTCTCGGTCCCAGGCTTTTTCGCGGCAAGCAGTGCCATCCCGTGTCCCCAAACGTTGTTCCTGCAAAGGGCGCCACTGTAGGCGCGTTGCGCGCAAATCGCGATGATGTGCCGGCTGACCCGCGCCGGATCCGGCGCTTTGTCCTCACATCCTACTGAAACAGCGGCCCGGTCCCCCGCTACGCCCCGGCGTGGCACGGCAAGCCGCCGGGAATGCTACGCCCGGGTAGGCCCGGGTAGGCCGACGTTAGCCCCAGGGTGGCACCTGCACTCAGTGCTCGGCGGCCCTGGCCTCCACCAGTACGGGTTCCCGCGTTCCGGCGTCCTTGCGGATGGTGGCGCTAATGACGGCGGCAATGGTGCACATGGCGGCAGCGCCGAACCAGGCGTAGGTGTACTGGCCGGTGGCGTCGCGGATTGCACCGGCGCCCAGTGCCGCGGCGGCTGCGCCGAGCTGGTGGGCGGCGAACACCCAGCCGAACACCACGCTGCCGTCGGCGCCGAACACCTGGCGGCAAATGGCGGCAGTGGGTGGGACCGTGGCCACCCAGTCCAGACC harbors:
- a CDS encoding glycosyltransferase 87 family protein; the protein is MALLAAKKPGTEKAIKAAAPAGAWYRSRLAWGIAGELVTLAAVLAAALFMSARLDVWGEQGLDFSVYWHGGKILNEAGQAPSNLYSRTVGWAGGPELPFTYPPFAALLFGLLARLPEESALMLFNAAGAAVAVWVAVRGVRYWSAKQDWRSTFGAPGSTAVSGFKATRNRWGAVILLLAVINLGPWRETLAFGQINILLMGLMAADLLARNQRWNQGFPGRGFLVGMAAGIKLTPLVFGLYFLVRKDWRGLFNMAGGFAATVLLGWLVRPAESFRFWLEILPDTSRIGGAGYVDNLSIKGALLHFGVPEAGVTVPWLLLSLLVTGIGAMVIKAASDQGARVVAISATALTMLLISPVSWSHHWVWMAAVLPAFAWTLRETPHRHLATRWLMGGVLGASIIVFFFSPKSIGEALGAENLDFQAPEPWLMASSAGVFCAVAILACWLVVLRRGSLAEVPA
- a CDS encoding SDR family oxidoreductase codes for the protein MSRTALVTGVGRLAGIGAGISRRLAADGWDLVLTYWQEYDSRMPWGVQPDDVERLAAELEATGARVVALPADLEDPLAVERLMAAAAEQAGPLQGLVLSHAESVDSGILDTTLASWERHFAVNTRASWQLIAAFARQAAHDGGAIVALTSDHTAFNLPYGASKGALDRTVIAAARELGPLGITANVLNPGPVDTGWMDQQLREDLTRRQPGGRLGTPADVAGTVAFLLSPEGRWVSGQLIKADGGFSA
- a CDS encoding acyl-CoA dehydrogenase family protein: MSNAADLTSVPDPSDVLALDALLTPEELALRERIRDFTDQRIKPDIARWYDDATFPLDLAPELGELGVLGMHLEGYRCPGRSAVEYGLAAMELEAGDSGIRTFVSVQGSLAMTAIHKWGSEEQKQEWLPRMAAGEVIGCFALTEPTAGSDPSSMTTVARRDGSGDEAGWVLDGAKRWIGLASVAGVMVVWAMTDDGVRGFLVPSGTPGVTATPIGRKLSMRASIQCDVVFDGVRLGPEALLPGARGLRGPFTCLNEARYGIAWGAMGAARDSYEAALKYSQDRLQFGKPLAGYQLTQEKLVNMLLEIQKGTMLALHLGRLKDAGTLRPEQISLGKLNNVREALTIAREARSILGGNGITLDYSPLRHAANLESVRTYEGTDEVHTLILGQHITGIGAFR